The proteins below are encoded in one region of Sulfolobus sp. A20:
- the cobM gene encoding precorrin-4 C(11)-methyltransferase, which translates to MNGKVVFIGAGPGDPELITVKAKKYIEIADVIIYAGSLVNPEILKWARKDAEIHNSAPLTLNDIVELMVKNASQGKLVVRIKSGDSSIYGALFEEIWALEAAGIKYEVVPGITAALAAASVIPIELTVPKLAQTVIITRASLRVPMQGSIRDFAKMVKIGATMVIYTGIHVIDRVVNELKEGGLTDDTPVIVVYRATWPEQKIIKGTLADIVAKVREAKIYRDSVIIVGLAASPETIKNMVRSSVYDPKHNHSYRPWKVEED; encoded by the coding sequence AGAGTTAATTACAGTAAAAGCAAAAAAATATATTGAAATTGCTGATGTGATAATCTACGCTGGATCACTTGTTAATCCAGAAATTCTAAAATGGGCTCGAAAGGACGCTGAAATTCATAATAGTGCACCTCTTACCTTAAATGATATTGTTGAATTAATGGTGAAGAATGCAAGTCAAGGAAAATTAGTGGTGAGGATAAAGTCTGGAGATTCTTCAATCTACGGAGCTTTATTTGAAGAAATATGGGCTTTAGAAGCTGCTGGTATAAAATATGAAGTAGTTCCAGGGATAACTGCAGCTCTGGCTGCAGCTTCAGTAATTCCAATAGAGCTAACAGTCCCTAAACTAGCACAAACTGTTATCATTACTAGAGCTTCCTTAAGAGTGCCAATGCAAGGTTCAATAAGGGACTTTGCAAAAATGGTTAAGATAGGTGCGACTATGGTTATCTATACTGGAATACACGTAATTGATAGAGTAGTTAATGAGTTAAAAGAGGGAGGTCTAACTGATGATACTCCAGTGATTGTGGTGTACAGGGCGACTTGGCCAGAACAAAAGATAATCAAAGGTACCTTAGCTGACATAGTAGCCAAAGTAAGAGAAGCTAAAATATATAGGGATTCAGTGATAATTGTTGGATTGGCAGCATCTCCAGAGACGATAAAGAATATGGTAAGATCTAGTGTATATGATCCCAAGCATAATCACTCTTATAGACCATGGAAGGTTGAAGAGGATTGA
- the cbiG gene encoding cobalt-precorrin 5A hydrolase, with amino-acid sequence MIERLWKGIAIISASEDGYKAGEIIKEKLKGVEVPVVHYRYKDVNLENIWECFDAVIFVMALEGAVRISCKYARNKTEDPAVICIDDKINYIIPLLGGHWGANDITKDLSNILNANPIITTASELKGKISVEKIAEMLIAKIENPEAIVKVNSALLRDEIVCIDENVNLDLPKNIVINDSSCKYIISLREKTYDDKVVVKLKPLKLAIGIGSKKEVNLDEIKNGIDKILERLNVGKDRIGVIASIREGISKIAEELNVKFRLVSEKEINSFTNPCLTPPSKTLVELGLKGVAEISALIAGGEKSKLILRKVAIGKNVTIAVASYEGRSD; translated from the coding sequence TTGATAGAGAGATTATGGAAAGGAATTGCGATAATCTCAGCCTCCGAAGATGGATATAAGGCTGGAGAGATAATAAAAGAAAAGCTAAAGGGGGTTGAGGTACCAGTAGTACATTATAGATATAAGGACGTTAATTTAGAAAATATTTGGGAATGCTTCGACGCAGTAATTTTCGTAATGGCACTGGAGGGAGCAGTAAGAATTTCTTGTAAGTACGCTAGGAATAAGACTGAGGATCCTGCAGTAATATGCATCGATGATAAGATTAATTATATTATACCATTATTAGGCGGACATTGGGGGGCAAACGATATTACGAAAGATCTTTCCAATATTTTAAATGCTAATCCAATAATTACTACTGCATCTGAACTTAAGGGAAAAATAAGCGTCGAAAAAATTGCTGAGATGCTTATTGCTAAGATAGAGAACCCTGAAGCGATAGTTAAAGTAAATTCAGCCTTATTAAGAGACGAGATAGTTTGTATTGACGAAAACGTAAATTTAGATTTACCTAAAAATATAGTAATAAATGACTCTTCATGCAAATACATAATATCATTACGAGAAAAGACTTATGACGATAAGGTAGTTGTAAAATTAAAACCCTTGAAACTAGCTATAGGTATTGGGTCTAAAAAAGAGGTCAATTTAGACGAAATTAAAAACGGAATAGACAAAATATTAGAGAGACTTAACGTAGGCAAAGACAGAATAGGAGTAATTGCGTCGATAAGGGAAGGGATAAGCAAGATTGCTGAAGAACTAAATGTTAAGTTTAGGCTGGTAAGTGAGAAAGAAATAAACAGTTTTACTAACCCTTGTCTAACTCCACCTAGTAAAACTCTTGTAGAGCTGGGACTTAAGGGAGTTGCTGAAATCTCAGCTTTAATAGCTGGAGGAGAGAAATCTAAATTAATATTACGAAAAGTAGCAATTGGGAAAAATGTAACAATTGCCGTGGCAAGTTACGAAGGGAGGTCTGACTAA
- a CDS encoding thioesterase family protein: protein MQSVEYVFQEVVRIYDTDAQGIAHYAAYYRFFTNTIEKFMHDKVGIPYPIVNDELWFVIIESQAIYHKPVKLGDNLTILLSPKIISNKIIKFELKIYRNGELTTEGYLTQIAINPKIWKSTEVPKDILSKIMVT, encoded by the coding sequence ATGCAGAGCGTTGAATACGTCTTTCAAGAGGTCGTAAGAATATATGATACAGATGCCCAAGGAATTGCCCACTACGCTGCGTATTATAGATTTTTTACCAACACGATAGAGAAGTTCATGCACGATAAGGTGGGTATCCCCTATCCCATTGTGAATGATGAGTTGTGGTTTGTTATAATCGAGTCACAAGCAATATATCATAAGCCGGTAAAGTTAGGTGACAACTTAACAATACTTTTAAGCCCTAAGATCATATCCAATAAAATCATTAAATTTGAATTAAAAATATACAGAAATGGAGAGCTTACAACTGAAGGTTACTTAACCCAAATAGCAATAAATCCAAAAATTTGGAAATCTACAGAGGTTCCAAAAGATATCTTGAGCAAAATAATGGTAACTTAA
- a CDS encoding cobalt-precorrin-7 (C(5))-methyltransferase yields the protein MVVYIIGVGPGDPEYLTLKGYKAIKDSKIVVGWKGVIDRFSPILEGKEIVILDYKNELEQLNQVVEKAKGENIAILNHGDPSVSDWQFVEKIRNICADKNVKVTIISGVSSLNVLLAKLGLDMNFIGFVTLHVRGDISDYLRNILQILEMGRVAIVIPEPYNDGPQRVAKYLYQNGLNCRVAVFEKLTYENESLRYYDNLISLINDSHNFSDLTIMAIFSK from the coding sequence ATGGTCGTTTACATTATCGGTGTTGGTCCAGGGGATCCAGAGTATTTAACATTAAAAGGTTACAAAGCTATAAAAGATAGCAAGATAGTAGTTGGATGGAAAGGTGTAATAGATAGATTTTCACCCATCTTGGAAGGTAAGGAAATTGTAATATTGGATTATAAGAATGAATTAGAACAATTAAATCAGGTAGTTGAAAAAGCTAAAGGAGAAAACATAGCAATATTAAATCATGGAGATCCTTCTGTTTCTGATTGGCAATTCGTAGAGAAGATTAGAAACATTTGTGCAGATAAGAACGTAAAGGTAACAATAATATCTGGAGTTTCTTCCCTAAATGTACTTTTAGCAAAGTTAGGATTAGATATGAACTTTATCGGATTTGTCACCCTTCATGTGAGAGGTGATATATCTGATTACTTAAGGAATATTTTACAAATATTAGAAATGGGTAGAGTAGCAATTGTAATACCAGAACCTTACAATGATGGTCCGCAGAGAGTAGCTAAATATCTATACCAGAATGGATTAAATTGTAGAGTTGCTGTATTTGAGAAGTTAACATATGAAAATGAGAGCTTAAGATACTATGATAACTTAATTTCACTAATAAATGACTCTCATAACTTCAGCGACTTAACAATAATGGCTATATTTTCTAAATGA